One Topomyia yanbarensis strain Yona2022 unplaced genomic scaffold, ASM3024719v1 HiC_scaffold_600, whole genome shotgun sequence DNA segment encodes these proteins:
- the LOC131696022 gene encoding histone H2B-like translates to MAPKASGKAVKKSGGGGGKAQKNIATKAGGGEKKKRKQRRKESYAIYIYKVLKQVHPDTGVSSKAMSIMNSFVNDIFERIANEASRLAHYNRRSTITSREVQTAVRLLLPGELAKHAVSEGTKAVTKYTSSK, encoded by the coding sequence atggcaccgaaagccagcggaaaggctgtgaaaaaatccggcggcggcggtggcaaggcacagaagaacatcgccacaaaagcaggaggaggagagaagaagaagcgaaagcaacgccgcaaggaaagctacgctatctacatctacaaggtgCTGAAGCAGGTCCATCCGGACACCGGTGTCTCGTCGAAGGCGATGAGCATCATGAATAGCTTCGTGAACGACATCTTCGAGCGTATTGCTAACGAAGCATCTCGTCTGGCCCATTACAACCGACGGTCGACGATCACCTCCCGCGAGGTACAGACCGCCGTTCGTTTGCTGTTACCGGGCGAGCTGGCCAAACATGCCGTATCGGAAGGTACCAAGGCCGTTACCAAGTATACCAGCTCGAAGTAA